The genomic DNA CTATGATGAGACGCTGCGCCTGATCTGCACCTTTGAGATGGAGCCGCCGGAGGACAAGCTGCCCGGCCTTTATCACATGCTCAATGAGGTGAATGATCAGTGTTGGGCTGGGGCGTTTACATATTGGCTGGAGCAAAAGCTGATGGTGTATCGCTACGGATTGGTGATGGCGGGCGGACAAGAGGCAAGCCCGGAACAGATCGATACGCTGATCACCGCCGCCGTGATGAGTGCCGAGCGGTATTATCCGGCCTTTCAGCTGGTTGTCTGGGGGGATCGCAATCCGCGCGACGCCATGCAGGTGGCAATTGCCAAGACATACGGGCGCGCCTGAGCGACCGGAAGCGTGACCGGAATGAGTGCCTGCGGCACTCTGTAAGCCATGATTGAGGGGAAGCCCCCCGAGATGGTGTTCGCCAGTAAATGCGTGATGCGCTGTGTGGTTCGTGCGAAACTTTGCCGTCTGGGCGATCTAACGTTGCCCAGCGGAATCGCGCGGCGTAACACTGGCAAGGAACAGACACGCATTACGAGAGGCGCGGAATGGACATGAATTTTGTGGCCGAAAAGGGTCTTGTGCTGCTGGGTTGTGGCAAGATGGGATCGGCGATGTTGCAGGGCTGGTTGTCTGATGGGCTGCCACCGGCATCGGTCTGGGTGATTGATCCGCATCCTTCGGACTGGTTGCGCGGCACCGGGGTACAGATCAACGCGGATTTGCCGACGGCACCGGGGATCGTTCTCATTGCGGTCAAGCCACAGATGATGGGGGATGCGCTGCCCGCCATAGCGGCGATGGGCGGGGGCGACACGCTTTTTGTCTCTGTGGCGGCTGGGACGCCGATTGCGGCGTTCGAGGCGGCGTTTGGGGCTGACAGCCCGATCATCCGTGCCATGCCGAATACACCCGCCGCCGTGGGCCGTGGCATCACAGCGATTGTCGGAAACGCGAATGCGGGCGCCGGACAGATGGATCTGGCAGAGGCGCTGCTGCGTGCCGTCGGGCAGGTGGTGCGGCTGGAAAATGAGGATCAGATGGATGCGGTGACGGGCGTTTCGGGCTCTGGCCCGGCTTATGTGTTTCACATGATCGAATGTCTGGCGCGAGCTGGCGAGGCGCAGGGATTGCCCGCCGCAATGGCGATGCAGTTGGCGCAGGCGACAGTGGCGGGGGCGGGTGCGCTGGCCGAGGCGGCGGATGAGACACCTGCACAGTTGCGCGTCAACGTGACCAGCCCGAACGGCACGACGCAGGCCGGGCTCGAGGTACTGATGGACGCGCAGAGTGGCCTGCCGCCGTTGATGGAAAAAACTGTTGCTGCTGCGGCAGACCGGTCGCGGGAGTTGCGCAATGACGGATGAGATTTCTTTTGATGACTTCCTCAAGGTCGACATTCGCGTGGGCCGGGTAACACGCGCCGAGCCGTTTCCCGAAGCGCGCAAACCGGCGATCAAGATGTGGATCGACTTTGGCGGCGACATCGGCGAGCGCAAGACATCCGCACAGGTCACCGCGCATTACACGCCCGAAAGCCTGTTGGGTCGTCAGGTGATGGGGGTGGTCAATTTCCCGCCACGCCAGATCGGGCCATTCATGTCCGAAGTACTGGTGCTGGGCCTGCCTGACGCGGATGGCGAGATCGTCCTGCTGCGTCCGGATCAGGACGTGCCGGATGGAGGGCGCATGCATTGAGCCGGATATTTTTTACACGCCCCTTGCCTGCGCCCGTGATCGCGGCCGCGGAAGCGTCGTTTGACGTCGAAGTGCGGCAAAGCACGCTGCCGATGAAACCGGCTGAAATGCGCGCGGCACTTGCGCTCTATGACGGGGTGCTGCCAACCTTGGGTGATCGGTTCGATGCGGGGATATTCGAGGAGGGCGGCCATCGCTGCAAGTTGCTGGCCAATTTTGGTGTGGGCTACAACCATATCGACGTGGACGCGGCGCGCGCCTGCGGCATCACCGTGACCAACACGCCGGGTGCCGTGACGGATGCCACGGCCGATATTGCGCTGACCCTGATGTTGATGAGTGCGCGGCGCGCTGGCGAGGGCGAGCGGATGGTGCGTGCGGGCAAGTGGGATGGCTGGCATCCAACGCAGATGCTGGGCCTGCACATGAGCGGCAAAACAGTCGGGATCATTGGCATGGGGCGGATCGGTCAGGCGATTGCGCGGCGCTGTCATTTTGGTTTTGGCATGGGTGTTATCTATGTAAACAGGTCGGAAAAGACGCTGGATTTTGACGCGCGCCGAATGGACGACATGAAGGCGCTGGCCAAGGCTGCCGATTTCGTTGTGGCCGCTGTTCCGGGGGGCGCGGACACCCATCATCTGATCGGCACAGAAGTCTTTCGCGCGATGCGCAAACATGCCTATTTCATCAACATCTCGCGCGGGGATGTGGTAAAGGAAAGTGCGCTGATCTCGGCCTTGGGCAAGGGACGTATCGCGGGGGCGGGGCTGGATGTTTACGAGCATGAGCCGCGTGTGCCGGATGCCCTGCTGTCGCATGAAAATGTGGTTCTGCTGCCGCATCTGGGTACCAATGCGCTGGAAGTGCGAGAGGCGATGGGCATGATGGCGGTCGACAATCTGCGGGCATTCTTTGACGGAGATACACCTCCTAACGCTGTGAATTGAATCGCGCCGTTAGGTCATTACGATTTCGCAATTCAGATTTCGTATAAATCGCTCTATGATCCGTGCAGACGCATTTCGGAGCATTGTTTATGAAATCCCCCGCAATCACCGGCACCGGTGTTTTTACGCCCAAAGAAACGATCACCAATGACGAGTTGGTTGTCGCGTTCAACGCCTATGCCGATTCCTACAATGCAGAGAATGCGCAGGCGATTGCGGCGGGTGATCTGGCGGCGAAAGATCATTCAAGTTCTGAGTTCATCGTCGGCGCATCCGGGATCGAACAACGGTATGTGATGGACAAGAGCGGCGTGCTTGATCCTGCGGTCATGCACCCGCATTTGCGTGCGCGCAGCGATGATGAGCCGTCGATCATGGCCGAAATGGCGCTGAGCGCTTGCCGCGATGCGCTGGCACAGGCAGGCCGCACGGCGGACGAGGTCGATCTGGTTATTTGCGCGGCCTCCAACCACGAGCGGCCGTATCCGGCGATCGCCGTCGAGATTCAGCAGCTTCTGGGCGCGGGGGGGTTTGCTTTTGACATGAACGTTGCCTGCTCGTCTGCCACCTTTGGGATGCAGGCGGCGGCTGACATGATCCGGGCTGGGTCAGTTCGTTGTGCGCTGGTGGTGAATCCCGAGATTTGCTCAGGTCATCTGGAATGGCGTGACCGGGATTGCCATTTTATCTTTGGTGACGTGTGCACCGCCGCAGTGCTGGAACCGGAAGATGCAGCAAAGGGTGCGCATTTTCGCATTCGCAGCACGCGATGTGCCACGCAGTTTTCCAACAATATCCGCAACAATAACGGCTTTCTGCGCCGTACCCGTGAACAGATGCAGGACCGGCGCGACATGCTGTTCATGCAGGAGGGGCGCAAAGTCTTCAAAGAAGTGCTGCCGCTGGTCTCACAGCATATCCTGTCGCATCTTGAGGATGAAGGGATCGAGGCGGACATGCTCAAGCGGCTTTGGCTGCATCAGGCGAACAAGTCGATGAATGATTTCATCGGCCGCAAGGTGCTGGGCCGGGTGCCAAAGCCAGATGAACAACCCAACATCCTGCAAGACTATGCGAACACCTCATCCGCCGGGTCGATCATTGCGTTTTCCAAGTATTCCGACGATCTGGCGCCGGGTGATCTGGGGCTGATCTGTTCGTTTGGTGCGGGTTATTCGGTCGGCTCGGTTGTCGTCGAACGGGTGAGTTGAGCCGATTTTCTTACGCTGCGGCCATCGCCGCGCGCCAATGGCGACGGCATAGACTGACATAGGTCTCATTTCCTCCGATCTGCACCTGCGCGCCGTCGGTCACGACATTCCCATTTGCGTCCTGCCTGATCACCATTGTCGCCTTCTTGCCGCAATGGCAGATGGTGCGCACCTCGCGCATCTCGTCAGCGAGGGCCAGTAGCGCGGCCGAGCCGGGAAAGAGTGCGCCCTGAAAATCCACGCGCAGGCCGTAACACATGACCGGCACGCCGAGATCATCGACAACGCGTGCCAGTTGCCATACCTGTTCCGCGCTAAGAAATTGTGCCTCATCGACGAAAATGCAGGCGACTGGATCAGCATCCATGGTGCGCTTCAGCTTGGTAAAGAGATCCTCTTTGGGTGCGAAGGTTTCGGCTGGCTGACCAATGCCGATCCGTGAGGCAATCTGTCCTGAGCCCGCGCGCCCGTCGGCCAGCGCGGTCATCAGGCAGGTTTTCATACCGCGTTCTTGATAGTTGTACGCCGCTTGCAGCAGCAACGTCGATTTACCGGCGTTCATCGTGGAGTAATGAAAATAGAGCTTGGCCATTGATCCGGTTTTGCAGATGCATCGCGGTATTTCAATCATGTGTGTGACTTTTGGGCGGGGCGCGTACGCTGGCGGCACGCCGCCAGATGGATGCGACACGGGGCGGGACAAGCCTCGGGGGGGACGCGCCCCGCCTGAACGCACGACGCTGGTGGGCAGTCGGGTTCAAGTCATTCCCTGATTTCAAGGAATGATTTAGAAATGACATGCGTGCGAGAATTGTTTAATGGGAAAAGACTTTGAGGGTTCCCCGAGCTGAGGGACTTTGGATACTTGGGGGTCATTTGAATGGCGGCGATGGGCAGTTACCTGAAAAAACATACCGAGGCGCTGGTGAAGGATGTGGGGATTGAGCCCGCGTGCCAGTTGACTGGGAAATCCAAGGCAACGCTGGGCCGCTATTATTCTGACCACGCCGAGCATGCGGACCGTTTCATGCCAGTTGATGCGGTTGCCGCGCTGGAAGAGGCGGCATCCTACCCGCATGTCACCGCTGCGTTGGCAGAGTTGAAGGGTATCAGCCTCAGCTTTGATGAAAATCGCCGCAATACCAAGGAAAAAGGCGGTGTGAACAGTGATGTGATCGCGCTTAGCCAGCGGTTCGCGATGCTGATGGGGGAATACCAGCAGTCGATTCAGGACGGCGTGATTACCGTGAACGAGGCCAAGCGCCTGTTGCGTGAAACCACGCAGCTGCAAAAGGTTCTGATCGACATGAAACTGCACCTAGAAGAAGAAACGGGTGACCTGTCCTCTTAGGCGGCGGGACTTGCGGCTTCCGGCCTCAGGTCGGGTGGCTATACTTCCTGAGGGCCGTGGGCGAGCGCCCATAGCGCGCCTTCATTGCACGCCCCATTGCGGCGGGCGATTCGTATCCGCAACGAACGGCAATCTCGGCAATGCCCAGATGCGTTCCATCCAGCAGCTTGCGCGCCTCTGACAATCTGAGGTGACGATAGACGGTACCCGGTGGGGCGCCTAATGCACGGCGAAATCGCCGATCAAGCGTCCGGGGCTGGCAGGTCAGGTGCCGGGCCAGTTGTGTCAGGCCCAACGGTCGTTCCACATGGTCGCGCATCAGCCCGACGGCGCGGCGTACGAGGGTGTCACCGCCGGGCATATCGCGTGGGACGGTTCGTTCATTGCCATGCATGAACTGGTCCTCGACATCCAGACGAGTGGCCATGCCGGCATGTTGCGAAATCAGATCAAGTGTCAGGTCGAGCGCCGACATTGCCCCGGCGCAGGTGATTACCGGTCCGTCACGCACGGCGCGTGTGCGTTCCACCTCGACCTCTAGAAACCGCTCTGCGAAGGCGTCCAGCATGTCCCAGTGAAGCGTGGCATGGCGGCCGTCCAGCAACCCGGCCGACGCCATCAGCCATGGCCCGGCATCAAGACCTACGATGGTGCCCGCCTGCTGCGCAGCCCGGCGCAGTGCCCGCCGGGTGGGGGCGGTGTCGTGACTGTCATGGCCATAGCTGGCGTGGACAAAGAGATAGTCACACCGTTCCAGATCGCCGAGCGCACCGTGCGGCAATACCTGAATTCCGCTCGATGATTGGGCCGCTGCCCCTGTCAGTGTGAGAATACGCCATTCGAAAAATTGCCCGCGTGCCACGGCGTTGGCCGCGCGCAGCGGTTCCAGACAGTTACTGAGGCAGAGGTTGGAAAACTGATCAAAAATCAGGAAGCCGATGGTAATCGGAGCATCCAGTGCTTTTGTCCATTTCTGCATCATAATTGCCCATTACGGCATATTCAGTGCCCCGTCCAGCGCGCTAGCCTGAGGGCCAGCAACAGCCGGAGGAATACCCGATGCCCCTGACCATGAACCGTGAGGTTTTCATCACCTGTGCCGTTACCGGATCCGGGGGGACGCAGGATCGCAGCCCGCATGTGCCGCGCAGTCCGCAACAGATCGCCGACAGCGCGATTGCTGCGGCCAAGGCGGGGGCGGCAGTGGTGCATTGCCATGTGCGCGATCCAGAAACCGGCGCGCCGAGCCGCGACATCGGGATGTTTCGCGAAGTGACCGACCTCATTCGGGCATCTGATACCGACGTCGTGCTGAACCTGACCGCAGGAATGGGTGGCGACATGATCTTTGGCGATCCGGAAAACCCGCTACCTCTGAACGCGGCAGGCACGGACATGGCCGGTGCGACCGAACGCGTGGCGCATGTGGCTGAATGCCTGCCAGAGATCTGCACGCTGGATTGCGGCACGATGAACTTTGCCGAGGCCGATTACGTGATGACCAACACACCCGGCATGCTGACCGCAATGGGTCGGATGATGACCGAACTGGGCGTGAAACCCGAGATCGAGGCGTTTGATACCGGCCATCTGTGGTACGCCAAGCAACTGGTCGCGGATGGCGTGCTGGCACCCGACGTGCTGGTGCAGCTGTGTATGGGGGTGCCGTGGGGCGCGCCGAATGATCTGAACACTTTCATGGCGATGGTGAACAACGTGCCGGACAGTTGGAACTGGTCCGCGTTCAGCCTTGGCCGCGATCAGATGGCCTATGTGGCCGCCTCGGTCCTGGCGGGTGGCAACGTCCGCGTGGGGCTGGAGGACAACCTGATGCTCGACAAGGGTGTGCTGGCCGAGAACTATCAGCTGGTCGAACGCGCCGTCGAGATTATCGAGCGTATGGGCGCGCGGGTAATCGGCCCGGAAGAGGTGCGTTCGAGACTGAACCTGACCAAACGGATGCCACGAGCATGATTGCGCGCGCGACAATTTGCATAGCGTTTTTGCTGCCGGGTAGCGCGTTGGCTGCGCCGTGGGAGGGCGATTGGGTGGTCGATCCGGCACTGTGCGCGTCACCAGCGGACGACCATCGTCGGATTCGCCTGACGAGTACCCGCAAGGGAAGGCCAACTGACGAAAGCGTTTGTGACATAATCGAGACCGAAGATGTTGGCCTGAACGTGACCCGGCTAAAGCTGGATTGCGAGTCACATGGTGACAGCTACGAGGACAATCTTTTTCTGATGCTGGATCAGGATCATCTCTGGATCTGGTACGCCGCAGGCGAGTGGAAACGCGCAAGTATGGGCGAATATTATCGGTGCCCGGAATGACCAGCCGCGTGGTGATAACCGCAGGTGCGTCAGGTATCGGTCTTGGCCTTGCCCGACGTTTTGCGGCGCAGGGCGACCGTGTGGCGATCTGTGACTCAGACGCGGCGGCTGTGGCCGACATGGCCAAAGCGCTGCCGGATGTTATCGCCGAAGTGGCCGATGTTACCGACGAGACGCAAATGACCGCGTTTCTGGGCCGGATCGAGGCTGTCTGGGGCGGTGTCGATGTGGTTTGCGCAAATGCTGGCACCGGCGGGCCTGCGGGCCGGATTGAGGATCTGGACTATGCCGCATGGCAGGCCTGCATCGGGGTCAATCTGCACGGCGCGTTCCTGACCTGTCGCTGGGCCGCGCGGCTGATGCGTGCGCAGGGTGCGGGGTCGATCATCATCACGTCCTCCACTGCGGGCCTGTTTGGTTATCCGCTGCGGTCGCCCTATGCGTCGGCCAAATGGGCGCTGAATGGCCTGACCAAAACGCTCGCGTCGGAACTGGGCCCGGCGGGCGTACGGGTCAATGCGATCTGTCCCGGTGCAGTCGAGGGCGACAGGATGGACCGCGTGGTGGCGATGGAAGCGGCGGCAGGCGGGCGCAGCGAAGATACCGTGCGCGCCAGTTATGTCACTGGCGTCTCAATGCGCACATGGGTCAATGTCGATGACCTGGCCGATATGGCCTTGTTTCTCGCTTCGCCGGCAGCAAGCAAAGTGTCGGGGCAGATCATTGCCGTGGACGGGCACACCGATGCGCTGGTAACGTCATGACCCGGCACGCGTTATTCGGCATTGGTAGCAATTGTTCGACGCACTGCGCACATCCGCAAATGCCACGCGTGGATCGGTCAGTAGCTGTCGGGCATACTCTGCGATCCGACCTGTCGCAACAATCTGGCCGGTGCCGTAGAGGATGCGCTCATCCGCCGTGTAGCCGCGTACCATGTACTGCGCGGATCGCAGGATGGGCGGGACGGCATCCGATGGCGCAGCTGCAGCGCAATCCTCTGCGCACAGGAATATTGGACCCGTTTCGGTATAGGGGTTCACCCCCTCGAATGGGCGCCAAGCGAGGATCAGGTAATCCTCTCCTTCTGGTGTTTCGCGCAGACAATGACGACAGGGATAGGCGCTGCCCTGCGCCGTATGCACCTCAGGCGGCAGGCCGTAAGCATCGCACCCTTGGGTTTTGGCGTCATGCACCTGATCGCTGGGCAATCCGTGAAATTCAATCCGCATTTCGGTTCTCCCTTTTGGAAACGAAACTGCCAATCTGCCTCGTCGGGGGCGACCCGAAACATGCGCAATGGGGAACGACATGACCAACACAGCATCCATCATCGGCGGCGGCGTCATCGGCGGCGGCTGGGCCGCACGGTTCGCACTTAACGGGTGGAACGTTCGTATTTTCGACCCGGACCCGGAAGCTGAACGCAAGATCGGGGCCGTGATGGACAATGCCCGCCGCGCGCTGCCGATGCTGGTCGATGTTGCGATGCCAGCCGAGGGCACCGTGACGTTTTGTGAAACGTTGGAGGCCGCCGCAGAAGGGGCCGCACTGATCGTCGAGGCCGTGCCAGAGCGCACCGAGATCAAGCACAAGGTCTATGCACAGATCGAGGCAGTCAATACCGAGGGGATCATCGCATCGTCCACCTCGGGCATCATGCCGACCGAGCTGCAGTCACAGATGGTCCACCCCGCTCGTTTGATCGTGGCGCATCCGTTCAACCCCGTTTACCTCTTGCCGCTGGTCGAACTGGTCGCCGGTGCGCAGACCGACGCGACGATGATTGAACGGGCCAAAGAGATCTATGCAGGCATCGGTATGTACCCACTGCATTGCCGGGTCGAGATCGAGGGCTTTCTCAGCGACCGCCTGCAAGAGGCGCTGTGGCGGGAGGCGCTGTGGCTGTTGCATGACGACGTGGCCACGGCAGAAGAGATCGACGCGGCCATCGCCTATGGCCCCGGTCTGCGCTGGGCGCAGATGGGGACGATGCAGACTTTTCATCTGGCCGGAGGTGAGGGCGGCATGCGTTCCATGCTAGCGATGTTTGGCCCGTGTCTGAAATGGCCGTGGACCAAGCTGATGGATGTGCCCGACCTGACGGATGACTTCGTGAACAAGGTTGGCGATCAGTGCGACAGGCAGGCCAGAGATTTGGTGCCGCGTGATCTGGAGCGGATCCGCGATAACAATCTCATCGGTATTATCCGATCGCTCAAGCAGGGCGAATGGGGGGCGGGCGCTGTTGCGCGCGCGCACGAGCGTCAGCTGCGTCCTGAACCGGTAGCGGCTGCACCAATGATCACCCAGAGCCGAGTTGTGCCCGTGGATTGGACCGATATGAACGGGCATATGAATGAGGGCCGATATGGTCAGATATTCTCGGACGCGGCGGAAACGATCATGGCAGCGGTCGGCGCAGATGATGACTATGTCGCGTCGGGGTTGAGCTACTTCACCGTGGAGACGACGATAAAATACCTGAAGGAAACACACGCCGGAGAGCGCGTACAGGTCCGCACGATCGTCACCGAGGGCGTGCGCAAGAAACTGCGCTGCCTGCACGAAATGGTGCGTGCCAGCGATGGCGAAGTATTGGCGACATGCGACCAGTTTATGCTGCATGTCAGCCTCGAGACCCGCCGCACCTGTGAACCGGGGCCAGAGGTGGCCGCACGCGTCGCCGCCCTTGCCGCAGCACATGAAGGATTGAGCCAATGAACTTTGGGTTGACGGAAGAGCAAGAAATGATCGTCTCGACGGTCCGCAGCTTTGTCGAGAACGAGATTTATCCTCACGAGGCAGACGTCGAGCGCACAGGCGAAGTACCCGCGGACGTGGCCGAGCGGATCAAGCAAAAGACGATTGAACTGGGTTTCTACGCCTGCAACTTTCCCGAGGAAGTGGGTGGCGCTGGTCTTAGCCACCTTGAGTTTGCACTGGTCGAGCGCGAACTGGGACGTGGGTCGATGGCGCTTAACCATTTCTTTGGCCGTCCGCAAAACATTCTGATGGCTTGCGAGGGTGAGCAACGCGAACGCTATCTGCTGCCCGCCGTGCGGGGCGAGCGGATGGATGCGTTGGCGATGACCGAACCGGGGGCGGGATCGGACGTGCGCGGCATGAAGTGCTCCGCCCGGCGCGATGGCGGGGACTGGGTGCTAAACGGGACCAAACATTTTATCTCGGGCGCAGATCACGCCGATTTCATCATCGTCTTTGTTGCCACCGGCGAAGATGACACACCAAAGGGCCCGAAAAAGCGGATCACAACGTTTCTCGTGGATCGTGGCACGCCGGGATTCACCATCCGTGACGGGTACAAATCGGTCAGCCACCGTGGGTACAAGAACATGGTGCTGGAATTTGATGATTGCCGTCTGCCCGATGCTCAGGTGCTGGGCGAGGTCGATGGCGGGTTCGCAGTGATGAACGAATGGCTCTACGCCACGCGGATCACCGTTGCCACCATGTCGGTAGGTCGGGCGCGCCGCTGCTTTGACATGGGGCTGGCCTATGCGGCGGAACGTCAGCAATTCGGTCAGGCCATTGGCAAGTTTCAGGGCGTTGGATTTCAACTGGCGGATATGATCACAGAGATCGACGCCGCAGATTTCCTCACTCTTGCGTCGGCATGGAGGCTGGATCAGGGCTTGCCAGCCAACCGAGAAATAGCGAGTGCAAAACTCTACGCCACCGAAATGCTGGCACGGGTCACCGATGCGACACTCCAGATCTATGGTGGGATGGGCCTGATGGATGATTTTCCCATCGAACGGTTCTGGCGCGACGCAAGGGTGGAACGCATCTGGGACGGTACCTCCGAGATTCAGCGCCATATTATCAGCCGCGAAATGCTGCGTCCGTTGGGCGCGTGACCGATATGACGGGCTTAAGAGTCTTCTTGCCTTCGGCGAGGATATTTGACGCAAGAAGAAAAGGGGGAGGCACCATGGCATCCCCCTCGCGAAGAGATCGTAACTCTTCTCCTTGCACGGTCATCGGCGTCCCCGCCTGTACCGTCCCTCCACTCTCGGCAAAGAAGGTTAAGAAACCGCGTCTTCTTCTTGCTCCAAGTATCCTCGCCGAAGGCATGAAAACTCTTTTGGTGGATGTGCCAGTATGACGCGTGACCTTGCCCGTCTGATCCGACCGAAATCCATCGCAGTTGTCGGGGGCGGTGTTTGGTGTGCGTCGGTGATTGAGCAATGCCAACGCATGGGGTTTGATGGCCCGGTTTGGCCGGTACATCCGATGCGCGCAGAAGTGGGCGGTGTAACGGCTTTTGCATCTCTGACTGATTTGCCTGGTGCGCCGGATGCCACGTTTATCGGGGTGAACCGGACCGCGACCATTGACGTGGTGCGCGCGCTCAGTGCGATGGGGGCGGGCGGGGCTGTGTGCTTTGCCAGTGGTTTTCGCGAAGCGCAGGCCGAGACCGGTGATGGCACCGCGTTGCAGGATCAGTTGTTAGATGCAGCAGGTGCGATGCCGATCATCGGGCCGAACTGTTACGGTTTTATCAATTATCTTGACGGTGCGCTTCTGTGGCCGGATCAGCATGGCGGCGGGCGTGTGGATCGCGGTGTTGCGTTGATTACCCAGAGTTCGAATATCGCGATCAATCTTAGCATGCAGAGACGTGGCTTGCCGGTGGCGTATCTGGCAACGGCAGGCAATCAGGCGCAGATCGGGCTGGCCGATCTGGGGCAGGCGTTGCTGGACGACCCGCGCGTGACGGCGCTGGGACTGCACATTGAGGGAATCGGCGATCTGCGCGCGTTCGAGGCTTTGGCGGTCAAGGCCCGCGCCTTGGGAAAGCCCATTGTCGCGCTAAAGGCCGGCAAATCAGAGCAGGCGC from Roseovarius pelagicus includes the following:
- a CDS encoding acyl-CoA dehydrogenase family protein yields the protein MNFGLTEEQEMIVSTVRSFVENEIYPHEADVERTGEVPADVAERIKQKTIELGFYACNFPEEVGGAGLSHLEFALVERELGRGSMALNHFFGRPQNILMACEGEQRERYLLPAVRGERMDALAMTEPGAGSDVRGMKCSARRDGGDWVLNGTKHFISGADHADFIIVFVATGEDDTPKGPKKRITTFLVDRGTPGFTIRDGYKSVSHRGYKNMVLEFDDCRLPDAQVLGEVDGGFAVMNEWLYATRITVATMSVGRARRCFDMGLAYAAERQQFGQAIGKFQGVGFQLADMITEIDAADFLTLASAWRLDQGLPANREIASAKLYATEMLARVTDATLQIYGGMGLMDDFPIERFWRDARVERIWDGTSEIQRHIISREMLRPLGA